A stretch of Chroicocephalus ridibundus chromosome 24, bChrRid1.1, whole genome shotgun sequence DNA encodes these proteins:
- the LMBR1L gene encoding protein LMBR1L isoform X5, with the protein MAPAEQDALAAREQLFHERVRECIICALLFASLYILCHFIITHFKKHTDFTAVHDDEDAAVNRIALGLCTFTLAVALGAVLLLPFSIISNEVLLSFPQNYYIQWLNGSLIHGLWNLVFLFSNLSLVFLMPFAYFFTESEGFAGSKKGIMARVYETSVVLLLLTLLVLGMVWVASAIVGNDAASRQSLYDLWEYYLPYLYSCISLFGVLLLLLCTPFGLSTMFTVTGKLLVKPRLLEDLDEQLSCTRLEEAAVSRRISSGKASCWLNLNVELLREQFFTIRSKRRKLELRHRASPWQRNLGYPLAMLGLLALTGISVLIVCFHVLELLLDDAAMPRGIQDASLGQVSFSIFGSFGAALQVVLIFYLMVSSVVGFYSSPLFTRLLPERQDTPLTKIIGNCVSLLVLSSALPVFSRTLGITRFDLLGDFGRFNWLGNFYIVFLYNMGFAGLTTLCLVKKVSWAVQAELIRAFGLHKLPLPVTRSRPPGKPG; encoded by the exons ATGGCCCCAGCGGAGCAGGACGCGCTGGCCGCACGGGAGCAGCTCTTTCACGAGCGGGTCCGCGAGTGCATC atcTGCGCCCTGCTCTTCGCCAGCCTCTACATCCTCTGCCACTTCATCATAACCCACTTCAAGAAGCACACGGACTTCACAGCAG TGCATGATGACGAGGATGCTGCTGTCAACAGGATTGC gctggggctgtgcaCCTTCACCCTGGCCGTGGCGCTGGGTGCCGTCCTCCTGCTGCCCTTCTCCATCATCAGCAACGAggtgctgctctccttcccccagaACTACTACATCCAGTGGCTGAACGGGTCCCTCATCCACG gcCTCTGGAACTTGGTCTTCCTCTTCTCCAATCTGTCCCTCGTCTTCCTCATGCCCTTCGCCTACTTCTTCACCGAGTCAGAGGGCTTTGCAGGATCCAAGAAG GGCATCATGGCCAGGGTGTACGAGACAtcggtggtgctgctgctgctgacgctgctggtgctgggcatgGTCTGGGTGGCCTCCGCCATCGTCGGCAACGACGCGGCCAGCCGCCAGTCGCTCTATG ACCTCTGGGAATACTACCTGCCCTACCTCTACTCCTGCATCTCGCTCTTCggcgtgctgctgctgctgc TGTGCACCCCCTTCGGCCTCTCCACCATGTTCACCGTCACGGGGAAGCTGCTGGTGAAACCCCGG ctcctggaAGACCTGGACGAGCAGTTGAGCTGCACAAGGCTTGAGGAAGCCGCTGTGTCCCGCCGGATCTCCTCTG GCAAAGCTTCCTGCTGGCTGAACTTGAACGTGGAGCTGCTACGGGAGCAGTTCTTCACCATCCGGAGCAAGAGGCGGAAGCTGG agctgcGGCACCGAGCGTCGCCCTGGCAGAGGAACCTGGGCTACCCGCTGGCCATGCTGGGCCTCCTGGCACTGACG ggtATCTCCGTGCTCATCGTCTGCTTCCAcgtcctggagctgctgctggatgaTGCTGCGATGCCACGGGGCATCCAG GATGCGTCCCTGGGCCAGGTCTCCTTCTCCATCTTTGGTTCCttcggagcagccctgcaggtcGTCCTCATCTT CTACCTGATGGTCTCCTCTGTGGTGGGCTTCTACAGCTCCCCCCTCTTCACCCGGCTGCTCCCTGAGCGGCAGGATACCcccctcaccaag aTCATCGGGAACTGCGTCTCTTTGCTGGTGCTCAGCTCGGCCCTGCCCGTCTTCTCCAGGACACTGG GGATCACCCGTTTCGACCTCCTGGGGGACTTTGGCCGCTTCAACTGGCTGGGGAACTTCTACATTGTCTTCCTCTACAACATGGGCTTCGCAGGGCTCACCACCCTCTGCCTGGTGAAGAAGGTCTCCTGGGCCGTCCAGGCCGAGCTCATCCGCGCCTTCG GTCTGCACAAGCTGCCGCTGCCCGTGACCCGCTCCCGGCCCCCTGGCAAGCCCGGCTAG
- the LMBR1L gene encoding protein LMBR1L isoform X2 produces the protein MAPAEQDALAAREQLFHERVRECIICALLFASLYILCHFIITHFKKHTDFTAVHDDEDAAVNRIALGLCTFTLAVALGAVLLLPFSIISNEVLLSFPQNYYIQWLNGSLIHGLWNLVFLFSNLSLVFLMPFAYFFTESEGFAGSKKGIMARVYETSVVLLLLTLLVLGMVWVASAIVGNDAASRQSLYDLWEYYLPYLYSCISLFGVLLLLRLSPQSLSRTLLGVRGGVGCWDTPCSASPPAAVCTPFGLSTMFTVTGKLLVKPRLLEDLDEQLSCTRLEEAAVSRRISSGKASCWLNLNVELLREQFFTIRSKRRKLELRHRASPWQRNLGYPLAMLGLLALTGISVLIVCFHVLELLLDDAAMPRGIQDASLGQVSFSIFGSFGAALQVVLIFYLMVSSVVGFYSSPLFTRLLPERQDTPLTKIIGNCVSLLVLSSALPVFSRTLGITRFDLLGDFGRFNWLGNFYIVFLYNMGFAGLTTLCLVKKVSWAVQAELIRAFGLHKLPLPVTRSRPPGKPG, from the exons ATGGCCCCAGCGGAGCAGGACGCGCTGGCCGCACGGGAGCAGCTCTTTCACGAGCGGGTCCGCGAGTGCATC atcTGCGCCCTGCTCTTCGCCAGCCTCTACATCCTCTGCCACTTCATCATAACCCACTTCAAGAAGCACACGGACTTCACAGCAG TGCATGATGACGAGGATGCTGCTGTCAACAGGATTGC gctggggctgtgcaCCTTCACCCTGGCCGTGGCGCTGGGTGCCGTCCTCCTGCTGCCCTTCTCCATCATCAGCAACGAggtgctgctctccttcccccagaACTACTACATCCAGTGGCTGAACGGGTCCCTCATCCACG gcCTCTGGAACTTGGTCTTCCTCTTCTCCAATCTGTCCCTCGTCTTCCTCATGCCCTTCGCCTACTTCTTCACCGAGTCAGAGGGCTTTGCAGGATCCAAGAAG GGCATCATGGCCAGGGTGTACGAGACAtcggtggtgctgctgctgctgacgctgctggtgctgggcatgGTCTGGGTGGCCTCCGCCATCGTCGGCAACGACGCGGCCAGCCGCCAGTCGCTCTATG ACCTCTGGGAATACTACCTGCCCTACCTCTACTCCTGCATCTCGCTCTTCggcgtgctgctgctgctgc ggctgagcccccagTCCCTATCCAGGACCCTTcttggggtgcggggaggggtAGGATGCTGGGACACCCCCTGCTCAGCCTCCCCTCCCGCTGCAGTGTGCACCCCCTTCGGCCTCTCCACCATGTTCACCGTCACGGGGAAGCTGCTGGTGAAACCCCGG ctcctggaAGACCTGGACGAGCAGTTGAGCTGCACAAGGCTTGAGGAAGCCGCTGTGTCCCGCCGGATCTCCTCTG GCAAAGCTTCCTGCTGGCTGAACTTGAACGTGGAGCTGCTACGGGAGCAGTTCTTCACCATCCGGAGCAAGAGGCGGAAGCTGG agctgcGGCACCGAGCGTCGCCCTGGCAGAGGAACCTGGGCTACCCGCTGGCCATGCTGGGCCTCCTGGCACTGACG ggtATCTCCGTGCTCATCGTCTGCTTCCAcgtcctggagctgctgctggatgaTGCTGCGATGCCACGGGGCATCCAG GATGCGTCCCTGGGCCAGGTCTCCTTCTCCATCTTTGGTTCCttcggagcagccctgcaggtcGTCCTCATCTT CTACCTGATGGTCTCCTCTGTGGTGGGCTTCTACAGCTCCCCCCTCTTCACCCGGCTGCTCCCTGAGCGGCAGGATACCcccctcaccaag aTCATCGGGAACTGCGTCTCTTTGCTGGTGCTCAGCTCGGCCCTGCCCGTCTTCTCCAGGACACTGG GGATCACCCGTTTCGACCTCCTGGGGGACTTTGGCCGCTTCAACTGGCTGGGGAACTTCTACATTGTCTTCCTCTACAACATGGGCTTCGCAGGGCTCACCACCCTCTGCCTGGTGAAGAAGGTCTCCTGGGCCGTCCAGGCCGAGCTCATCCGCGCCTTCG GTCTGCACAAGCTGCCGCTGCCCGTGACCCGCTCCCGGCCCCCTGGCAAGCCCGGCTAG
- the LMBR1L gene encoding protein LMBR1L isoform X6, translating to MPFAYFFTESEGFAGSKKGIMARVYETSVVLLLLTLLVLGMVWVASAIVGNDAASRQSLYDLWEYYLPYLYSCISLFGVLLLLRLSPQSLSRTLLGVRGGVGCWDTPCSASPPAAVCTPFGLSTMFTVTGKLLVKPRLLEDLDEQLSCTRLEEAAVSRRISSGKASCWLNLNVELLREQFFTIRSKRRKLELRHRASPWQRNLGYPLAMLGLLALTVSVPRSPGELGLVPTSQPKLPSLPPCSSQGISVLIVCFHVLELLLDDAAMPRGIQDASLGQVSFSIFGSFGAALQVVLIFYLMVSSVVGFYSSPLFTRLLPERQDTPLTKIIGNCVSLLVLSSALPVFSRTLGITRFDLLGDFGRFNWLGNFYIVFLYNMGFAGLTTLCLVKKVSWAVQAELIRAFGLHKLPLPVTRSRPPGKPG from the exons ATGCCCTTCGCCTACTTCTTCACCGAGTCAGAGGGCTTTGCAGGATCCAAGAAG GGCATCATGGCCAGGGTGTACGAGACAtcggtggtgctgctgctgctgacgctgctggtgctgggcatgGTCTGGGTGGCCTCCGCCATCGTCGGCAACGACGCGGCCAGCCGCCAGTCGCTCTATG ACCTCTGGGAATACTACCTGCCCTACCTCTACTCCTGCATCTCGCTCTTCggcgtgctgctgctgctgc ggctgagcccccagTCCCTATCCAGGACCCTTcttggggtgcggggaggggtAGGATGCTGGGACACCCCCTGCTCAGCCTCCCCTCCCGCTGCAGTGTGCACCCCCTTCGGCCTCTCCACCATGTTCACCGTCACGGGGAAGCTGCTGGTGAAACCCCGG ctcctggaAGACCTGGACGAGCAGTTGAGCTGCACAAGGCTTGAGGAAGCCGCTGTGTCCCGCCGGATCTCCTCTG GCAAAGCTTCCTGCTGGCTGAACTTGAACGTGGAGCTGCTACGGGAGCAGTTCTTCACCATCCGGAGCAAGAGGCGGAAGCTGG agctgcGGCACCGAGCGTCGCCCTGGCAGAGGAACCTGGGCTACCCGCTGGCCATGCTGGGCCTCCTGGCACTGACGGTGAGTGTCCCTCGGTCCCCAGGGGAACTGGGGCTCGTTCCCACGTCCCAGCCCAAGCTGCCctcgctccctccctgctcctcccagggtATCTCCGTGCTCATCGTCTGCTTCCAcgtcctggagctgctgctggatgaTGCTGCGATGCCACGGGGCATCCAG GATGCGTCCCTGGGCCAGGTCTCCTTCTCCATCTTTGGTTCCttcggagcagccctgcaggtcGTCCTCATCTT CTACCTGATGGTCTCCTCTGTGGTGGGCTTCTACAGCTCCCCCCTCTTCACCCGGCTGCTCCCTGAGCGGCAGGATACCcccctcaccaag aTCATCGGGAACTGCGTCTCTTTGCTGGTGCTCAGCTCGGCCCTGCCCGTCTTCTCCAGGACACTGG GGATCACCCGTTTCGACCTCCTGGGGGACTTTGGCCGCTTCAACTGGCTGGGGAACTTCTACATTGTCTTCCTCTACAACATGGGCTTCGCAGGGCTCACCACCCTCTGCCTGGTGAAGAAGGTCTCCTGGGCCGTCCAGGCCGAGCTCATCCGCGCCTTCG GTCTGCACAAGCTGCCGCTGCCCGTGACCCGCTCCCGGCCCCCTGGCAAGCCCGGCTAG
- the LMBR1L gene encoding protein LMBR1L isoform X1, whose protein sequence is MAPAEQDALAAREQLFHERVRECIICALLFASLYILCHFIITHFKKHTDFTAVHDDEDAAVNRIALGLCTFTLAVALGAVLLLPFSIISNEVLLSFPQNYYIQWLNGSLIHGLWNLVFLFSNLSLVFLMPFAYFFTESEGFAGSKKGIMARVYETSVVLLLLTLLVLGMVWVASAIVGNDAASRQSLYDLWEYYLPYLYSCISLFGVLLLLRLSPQSLSRTLLGVRGGVGCWDTPCSASPPAAVCTPFGLSTMFTVTGKLLVKPRLLEDLDEQLSCTRLEEAAVSRRISSGKASCWLNLNVELLREQFFTIRSKRRKLELRHRASPWQRNLGYPLAMLGLLALTVSVPRSPGELGLVPTSQPKLPSLPPCSSQGISVLIVCFHVLELLLDDAAMPRGIQDASLGQVSFSIFGSFGAALQVVLIFYLMVSSVVGFYSSPLFTRLLPERQDTPLTKIIGNCVSLLVLSSALPVFSRTLGITRFDLLGDFGRFNWLGNFYIVFLYNMGFAGLTTLCLVKKVSWAVQAELIRAFGLHKLPLPVTRSRPPGKPG, encoded by the exons ATGGCCCCAGCGGAGCAGGACGCGCTGGCCGCACGGGAGCAGCTCTTTCACGAGCGGGTCCGCGAGTGCATC atcTGCGCCCTGCTCTTCGCCAGCCTCTACATCCTCTGCCACTTCATCATAACCCACTTCAAGAAGCACACGGACTTCACAGCAG TGCATGATGACGAGGATGCTGCTGTCAACAGGATTGC gctggggctgtgcaCCTTCACCCTGGCCGTGGCGCTGGGTGCCGTCCTCCTGCTGCCCTTCTCCATCATCAGCAACGAggtgctgctctccttcccccagaACTACTACATCCAGTGGCTGAACGGGTCCCTCATCCACG gcCTCTGGAACTTGGTCTTCCTCTTCTCCAATCTGTCCCTCGTCTTCCTCATGCCCTTCGCCTACTTCTTCACCGAGTCAGAGGGCTTTGCAGGATCCAAGAAG GGCATCATGGCCAGGGTGTACGAGACAtcggtggtgctgctgctgctgacgctgctggtgctgggcatgGTCTGGGTGGCCTCCGCCATCGTCGGCAACGACGCGGCCAGCCGCCAGTCGCTCTATG ACCTCTGGGAATACTACCTGCCCTACCTCTACTCCTGCATCTCGCTCTTCggcgtgctgctgctgctgc ggctgagcccccagTCCCTATCCAGGACCCTTcttggggtgcggggaggggtAGGATGCTGGGACACCCCCTGCTCAGCCTCCCCTCCCGCTGCAGTGTGCACCCCCTTCGGCCTCTCCACCATGTTCACCGTCACGGGGAAGCTGCTGGTGAAACCCCGG ctcctggaAGACCTGGACGAGCAGTTGAGCTGCACAAGGCTTGAGGAAGCCGCTGTGTCCCGCCGGATCTCCTCTG GCAAAGCTTCCTGCTGGCTGAACTTGAACGTGGAGCTGCTACGGGAGCAGTTCTTCACCATCCGGAGCAAGAGGCGGAAGCTGG agctgcGGCACCGAGCGTCGCCCTGGCAGAGGAACCTGGGCTACCCGCTGGCCATGCTGGGCCTCCTGGCACTGACGGTGAGTGTCCCTCGGTCCCCAGGGGAACTGGGGCTCGTTCCCACGTCCCAGCCCAAGCTGCCctcgctccctccctgctcctcccagggtATCTCCGTGCTCATCGTCTGCTTCCAcgtcctggagctgctgctggatgaTGCTGCGATGCCACGGGGCATCCAG GATGCGTCCCTGGGCCAGGTCTCCTTCTCCATCTTTGGTTCCttcggagcagccctgcaggtcGTCCTCATCTT CTACCTGATGGTCTCCTCTGTGGTGGGCTTCTACAGCTCCCCCCTCTTCACCCGGCTGCTCCCTGAGCGGCAGGATACCcccctcaccaag aTCATCGGGAACTGCGTCTCTTTGCTGGTGCTCAGCTCGGCCCTGCCCGTCTTCTCCAGGACACTGG GGATCACCCGTTTCGACCTCCTGGGGGACTTTGGCCGCTTCAACTGGCTGGGGAACTTCTACATTGTCTTCCTCTACAACATGGGCTTCGCAGGGCTCACCACCCTCTGCCTGGTGAAGAAGGTCTCCTGGGCCGTCCAGGCCGAGCTCATCCGCGCCTTCG GTCTGCACAAGCTGCCGCTGCCCGTGACCCGCTCCCGGCCCCCTGGCAAGCCCGGCTAG
- the LMBR1L gene encoding protein LMBR1L isoform X3: MAPAEQDALAAREQLFHERVRECIICALLFASLYILCHFIITHFKKHTDFTAVHDDEDAAVNRIALGLCTFTLAVALGAVLLLPFSIISNEVLLSFPQNYYIQWLNGSLIHGLWNLVFLFSNLSLVFLMPFAYFFTESEGFAGSKKGIMARVYETSVVLLLLTLLVLGMVWVASAIVGNDAASRQSLYDLWEYYLPYLYSCISLFGVLLLLLCTPFGLSTMFTVTGKLLVKPRLLEDLDEQLSCTRLEEAAVSRRISSGKASCWLNLNVELLREQFFTIRSKRRKLELRHRASPWQRNLGYPLAMLGLLALTVSVPRSPGELGLVPTSQPKLPSLPPCSSQGISVLIVCFHVLELLLDDAAMPRGIQDASLGQVSFSIFGSFGAALQVVLIFYLMVSSVVGFYSSPLFTRLLPERQDTPLTKIIGNCVSLLVLSSALPVFSRTLGITRFDLLGDFGRFNWLGNFYIVFLYNMGFAGLTTLCLVKKVSWAVQAELIRAFGLHKLPLPVTRSRPPGKPG; encoded by the exons ATGGCCCCAGCGGAGCAGGACGCGCTGGCCGCACGGGAGCAGCTCTTTCACGAGCGGGTCCGCGAGTGCATC atcTGCGCCCTGCTCTTCGCCAGCCTCTACATCCTCTGCCACTTCATCATAACCCACTTCAAGAAGCACACGGACTTCACAGCAG TGCATGATGACGAGGATGCTGCTGTCAACAGGATTGC gctggggctgtgcaCCTTCACCCTGGCCGTGGCGCTGGGTGCCGTCCTCCTGCTGCCCTTCTCCATCATCAGCAACGAggtgctgctctccttcccccagaACTACTACATCCAGTGGCTGAACGGGTCCCTCATCCACG gcCTCTGGAACTTGGTCTTCCTCTTCTCCAATCTGTCCCTCGTCTTCCTCATGCCCTTCGCCTACTTCTTCACCGAGTCAGAGGGCTTTGCAGGATCCAAGAAG GGCATCATGGCCAGGGTGTACGAGACAtcggtggtgctgctgctgctgacgctgctggtgctgggcatgGTCTGGGTGGCCTCCGCCATCGTCGGCAACGACGCGGCCAGCCGCCAGTCGCTCTATG ACCTCTGGGAATACTACCTGCCCTACCTCTACTCCTGCATCTCGCTCTTCggcgtgctgctgctgctgc TGTGCACCCCCTTCGGCCTCTCCACCATGTTCACCGTCACGGGGAAGCTGCTGGTGAAACCCCGG ctcctggaAGACCTGGACGAGCAGTTGAGCTGCACAAGGCTTGAGGAAGCCGCTGTGTCCCGCCGGATCTCCTCTG GCAAAGCTTCCTGCTGGCTGAACTTGAACGTGGAGCTGCTACGGGAGCAGTTCTTCACCATCCGGAGCAAGAGGCGGAAGCTGG agctgcGGCACCGAGCGTCGCCCTGGCAGAGGAACCTGGGCTACCCGCTGGCCATGCTGGGCCTCCTGGCACTGACGGTGAGTGTCCCTCGGTCCCCAGGGGAACTGGGGCTCGTTCCCACGTCCCAGCCCAAGCTGCCctcgctccctccctgctcctcccagggtATCTCCGTGCTCATCGTCTGCTTCCAcgtcctggagctgctgctggatgaTGCTGCGATGCCACGGGGCATCCAG GATGCGTCCCTGGGCCAGGTCTCCTTCTCCATCTTTGGTTCCttcggagcagccctgcaggtcGTCCTCATCTT CTACCTGATGGTCTCCTCTGTGGTGGGCTTCTACAGCTCCCCCCTCTTCACCCGGCTGCTCCCTGAGCGGCAGGATACCcccctcaccaag aTCATCGGGAACTGCGTCTCTTTGCTGGTGCTCAGCTCGGCCCTGCCCGTCTTCTCCAGGACACTGG GGATCACCCGTTTCGACCTCCTGGGGGACTTTGGCCGCTTCAACTGGCTGGGGAACTTCTACATTGTCTTCCTCTACAACATGGGCTTCGCAGGGCTCACCACCCTCTGCCTGGTGAAGAAGGTCTCCTGGGCCGTCCAGGCCGAGCTCATCCGCGCCTTCG GTCTGCACAAGCTGCCGCTGCCCGTGACCCGCTCCCGGCCCCCTGGCAAGCCCGGCTAG
- the LMBR1L gene encoding protein LMBR1L isoform X4, translated as MAPAEQDALAAREQLFHERVRECIICALLFASLYILCHFIITHFKKHTDFTAVHDDEDAAVNRIALGLCTFTLAVALGAVLLLPFSIISNEVLLSFPQNYYIQWLNGSLIHGLWNLVFLFSNLSLVFLMPFAYFFTESEGFAGSKKGIMARVYETSVVLLLLTLLVLGMVWVASAIVGNDAASRQSLYDLWEYYLPYLYSCISLFGVLLLLRLSPQSLSRTLLGVRGGVGCWDTPCSASPPAAVCTPFGLSTMFTVTGKLLVKPRLLEDLDEQLSCTRLEEAAVSRRISSGKASCWLNLNVELLREQFFTIRSKRRKLGELGLVPTSQPKLPSLPPCSSQGISVLIVCFHVLELLLDDAAMPRGIQDASLGQVSFSIFGSFGAALQVVLIFYLMVSSVVGFYSSPLFTRLLPERQDTPLTKIIGNCVSLLVLSSALPVFSRTLGITRFDLLGDFGRFNWLGNFYIVFLYNMGFAGLTTLCLVKKVSWAVQAELIRAFGLHKLPLPVTRSRPPGKPG; from the exons ATGGCCCCAGCGGAGCAGGACGCGCTGGCCGCACGGGAGCAGCTCTTTCACGAGCGGGTCCGCGAGTGCATC atcTGCGCCCTGCTCTTCGCCAGCCTCTACATCCTCTGCCACTTCATCATAACCCACTTCAAGAAGCACACGGACTTCACAGCAG TGCATGATGACGAGGATGCTGCTGTCAACAGGATTGC gctggggctgtgcaCCTTCACCCTGGCCGTGGCGCTGGGTGCCGTCCTCCTGCTGCCCTTCTCCATCATCAGCAACGAggtgctgctctccttcccccagaACTACTACATCCAGTGGCTGAACGGGTCCCTCATCCACG gcCTCTGGAACTTGGTCTTCCTCTTCTCCAATCTGTCCCTCGTCTTCCTCATGCCCTTCGCCTACTTCTTCACCGAGTCAGAGGGCTTTGCAGGATCCAAGAAG GGCATCATGGCCAGGGTGTACGAGACAtcggtggtgctgctgctgctgacgctgctggtgctgggcatgGTCTGGGTGGCCTCCGCCATCGTCGGCAACGACGCGGCCAGCCGCCAGTCGCTCTATG ACCTCTGGGAATACTACCTGCCCTACCTCTACTCCTGCATCTCGCTCTTCggcgtgctgctgctgctgc ggctgagcccccagTCCCTATCCAGGACCCTTcttggggtgcggggaggggtAGGATGCTGGGACACCCCCTGCTCAGCCTCCCCTCCCGCTGCAGTGTGCACCCCCTTCGGCCTCTCCACCATGTTCACCGTCACGGGGAAGCTGCTGGTGAAACCCCGG ctcctggaAGACCTGGACGAGCAGTTGAGCTGCACAAGGCTTGAGGAAGCCGCTGTGTCCCGCCGGATCTCCTCTG GCAAAGCTTCCTGCTGGCTGAACTTGAACGTGGAGCTGCTACGGGAGCAGTTCTTCACCATCCGGAGCAAGAGGCGGAAGCTGG GGGAACTGGGGCTCGTTCCCACGTCCCAGCCCAAGCTGCCctcgctccctccctgctcctcccagggtATCTCCGTGCTCATCGTCTGCTTCCAcgtcctggagctgctgctggatgaTGCTGCGATGCCACGGGGCATCCAG GATGCGTCCCTGGGCCAGGTCTCCTTCTCCATCTTTGGTTCCttcggagcagccctgcaggtcGTCCTCATCTT CTACCTGATGGTCTCCTCTGTGGTGGGCTTCTACAGCTCCCCCCTCTTCACCCGGCTGCTCCCTGAGCGGCAGGATACCcccctcaccaag aTCATCGGGAACTGCGTCTCTTTGCTGGTGCTCAGCTCGGCCCTGCCCGTCTTCTCCAGGACACTGG GGATCACCCGTTTCGACCTCCTGGGGGACTTTGGCCGCTTCAACTGGCTGGGGAACTTCTACATTGTCTTCCTCTACAACATGGGCTTCGCAGGGCTCACCACCCTCTGCCTGGTGAAGAAGGTCTCCTGGGCCGTCCAGGCCGAGCTCATCCGCGCCTTCG GTCTGCACAAGCTGCCGCTGCCCGTGACCCGCTCCCGGCCCCCTGGCAAGCCCGGCTAG